In Opitutaceae bacterium TAV5, one genomic interval encodes:
- a CDS encoding phosphoadenosine phosphosulfate reductase, which translates to MAKIYTTQNVFEAARERLRYIYRHFANVYVSFSGGKDSGVLLNMAIDAARELGRLPVQTLIIDLEGQYRHTVDYLMRMAGRPEVKAWWVCLPIHLRNAVSQFQPHWLCWDPDRRDEWVRDYPDHPGVITDPAFFPFFRKGMEFEEFVPEFGQWLGGGGDVVCLVGIRSDESLNRFRTIRHTTKTTFHGKPWSTAITGHLYNFYPLYDWRTRDVWIANGKQRYDYNRIYDLMHLAGVSLHQQRLCQPYGDDQRKGLYLFKILEPETWAKIVRRVEGANFGNRYTQYNRTALGNFRVNLPAGYTYEIYARFLLGTMPPHLSAHYGKKIGRFLAWWAKQGVSPIPQTASPVDEARKKAPSWRRICKVLLKNDYWCTGLSFSQTKREMEQQQALILKYSNR; encoded by the coding sequence ATGGCCAAAATCTATACGACACAGAATGTGTTCGAGGCCGCCCGTGAACGGCTGCGTTACATCTACAGGCATTTTGCCAATGTCTATGTATCGTTCAGCGGAGGCAAGGACAGCGGCGTGCTGCTCAACATGGCCATCGACGCCGCCCGCGAGCTGGGCCGCCTGCCCGTGCAGACGCTTATCATCGATCTCGAAGGCCAGTACCGGCACACGGTCGACTACCTCATGCGCATGGCTGGCCGCCCCGAAGTGAAAGCGTGGTGGGTCTGCCTGCCGATCCACCTGCGCAACGCCGTCAGCCAGTTCCAGCCGCACTGGCTTTGCTGGGACCCCGACCGGCGCGACGAGTGGGTGCGCGACTACCCCGACCACCCCGGCGTGATCACCGACCCGGCGTTTTTCCCGTTTTTCCGCAAGGGGATGGAGTTCGAGGAATTTGTTCCGGAGTTCGGCCAGTGGCTCGGCGGCGGCGGGGACGTCGTCTGCCTCGTCGGCATCCGTTCCGACGAAAGTCTCAACCGCTTCCGCACCATCAGACACACCACCAAGACGACCTTTCACGGCAAGCCGTGGAGCACGGCGATCACCGGCCACCTTTACAACTTTTACCCCCTCTACGACTGGCGCACGCGGGATGTCTGGATCGCCAACGGCAAGCAGCGCTACGACTACAACCGCATCTACGACCTGATGCACCTGGCCGGCGTCTCCCTCCACCAGCAGCGCCTCTGTCAACCCTACGGCGACGACCAGCGCAAGGGCCTTTACCTCTTCAAGATCCTCGAACCCGAAACCTGGGCGAAGATCGTGCGCCGGGTGGAAGGCGCCAATTTCGGCAACCGCTACACGCAGTACAACCGTACCGCCCTCGGCAATTTCCGGGTCAACCTCCCCGCCGGGTACACCTACGAGATCTACGCCCGGTTTCTCCTCGGCACGATGCCGCCCCACCTGAGCGCCCACTACGGGAAAAAGATCGGCAGGTTCCTCGCCTGGTGGGCCAAACAGGGCGTCTCGCCCATCCCCCAGACCGCCAGTCCCGTGGACGAGGCCCGCAAAAAAGCCCCCTCCTGGCGGCGCATCTGCAAGGTTCTCCTCAAAAATGACTACTGGTGCACCGGCCTCTCCTTCAGCCAGACGAAGCGGGAGATGGAGCAGCAGCAGGCCCTCATCCTCAAGTATTCAAACCGATGA
- a CDS encoding LysR family transcriptional regulator: MRDLPVIGMKTTGRREARVIDSRRLLAFWTLAQVGSFTETGRLLGLTQSAVSRDILWLEDDLGARLFRRLWRSSTLTKAGVALLLHAEVILGEMHRIRESMETAGGKAGRENGPAADPS; encoded by the coding sequence ATGCGTGATCTGCCGGTGATCGGGATGAAAACAACCGGACGCCGTGAGGCCCGGGTGATCGACAGCCGGAGGCTGCTGGCGTTCTGGACGCTGGCGCAGGTCGGCAGCTTTACGGAGACGGGTCGCTTGCTGGGGCTGACGCAATCGGCGGTGAGTCGGGATATTCTCTGGCTGGAAGACGACCTGGGGGCCCGGTTGTTCAGGCGGCTCTGGCGCAGCAGCACGCTGACGAAAGCAGGCGTCGCGCTGCTGCTTCATGCGGAGGTGATTCTGGGGGAAATGCACCGTATCCGGGAGAGCATGGAAACCGCGGGCGGGAAAGCGGGACGGGAAAACGGGCCGGCCGCTGATCCTTCCTGA
- a CDS encoding glycosyltransferase family 1, which yields MNAHKRTGTAALLAALTALGAGTATAQTIPIETVKISGGNSADSTGYGAVSYDYYIGTKEVTNAQYAAFLNAVASQSDTYALYNTNMASYGITRSGSEGNYTYTATSGWENKPVVYVSFWDAARFCNWLTSGETEVGVYNFGGAANPANTSVSRDAEAWAAGGWALPTEDEWYKAAYYNPAADSYSLYPTGKDTISGSDANYWNSGAGNKATDAGSYAANPNGTFDQGGNVWEWNDAIINTNLRGVRGGSFNYGDLSLTSSARNNFTATFENSYLGFRVVASSLTAVPEPGTVAGAMGLVMLVTSVWVRNSRRARGIRHPSCVICR from the coding sequence ATGAACGCACACAAGAGGACTGGAACAGCCGCGCTGCTGGCGGCGCTGACGGCGCTGGGAGCCGGTACGGCCACCGCCCAGACGATCCCGATCGAGACGGTGAAGATAAGCGGGGGCAACTCCGCGGACAGCACCGGCTACGGAGCCGTCTCCTATGATTACTACATCGGGACGAAGGAGGTGACGAACGCGCAGTACGCGGCGTTTCTGAACGCGGTGGCGTCGCAGAGCGACACGTATGCGCTGTATAATACGAACATGGCGAGCTACGGGATTACGCGCTCGGGATCGGAGGGAAACTACACGTACACGGCGACGTCCGGGTGGGAGAACAAGCCGGTGGTGTATGTGAGTTTCTGGGATGCGGCGAGGTTCTGCAACTGGCTGACGTCGGGGGAGACGGAGGTGGGGGTGTACAACTTTGGGGGGGCCGCGAATCCGGCCAATACCAGCGTGAGCCGGGATGCGGAGGCGTGGGCGGCGGGAGGCTGGGCGTTGCCGACGGAGGACGAGTGGTACAAGGCCGCGTATTACAATCCGGCTGCGGACAGCTATTCGTTGTATCCGACGGGAAAAGACACGATCAGCGGCAGCGACGCGAACTACTGGAATTCGGGAGCGGGGAACAAGGCGACGGATGCAGGTAGTTACGCAGCGAACCCGAACGGGACTTTTGACCAGGGGGGAAACGTTTGGGAGTGGAACGACGCCATTATAAATACTAATTTACGTGGTGTGCGTGGCGGCTCGTTCAACTACGGCGACCTCAGCCTCACCTCCTCGGCGCGCAACAACTTCACCGCTACGTTCGAGAACTCCTACCTGGGTTTTCGTGTTGTTGCCTCCAGCCTGACGGCCGTGCCTGAGCCGGGCACGGTGGCCGGTGCGATGGGGCTGGTGATGCTTGTAACCAGTGTGTGGGTACGAAACAGCCGGAGGGCTCGGGGCATTCGTCATCCGTCATGCGTGATCTGCCGGTGA
- a CDS encoding NADH-quinone oxidoreductase, with protein sequence MLSEAYLPFVIQVILATGLAGLVVGLSHLIGERRKRNNAITDQPYECGVKSEGMTHSRFSVKFYVTVMLFILFDIEVVFLLPWAFIYREFLASNIPILGPVMFFLGVLVLGLFYEVKKGALEWER encoded by the coding sequence ATGCTCTCCGAAGCGTATTTGCCCTTTGTCATCCAGGTGATCCTCGCAACCGGCCTCGCCGGTCTGGTCGTCGGTCTCAGCCATCTGATCGGCGAGCGCCGCAAGCGGAACAACGCCATCACCGACCAGCCCTACGAATGCGGCGTCAAATCCGAGGGCATGACCCACTCGCGGTTTTCGGTGAAGTTCTACGTCACCGTGATGCTGTTCATCCTGTTCGACATCGAGGTCGTGTTCCTTCTGCCGTGGGCGTTCATCTACCGCGAGTTTCTGGCCAGCAACATCCCGATCCTCGGCCCGGTGATGTTTTTCCTCGGCGTGCTGGTGCTCGGCCTGTTCTACGAGGTGAAAAAGGGCGCCCTCGAATGGGAGCGTTGA
- a CDS encoding ParB domain protein nuclease, with protein MIRELLKQHENAPFDEKVRIYNEVSRQLYEFVGLPHPVLNVSLVPAGQVKGNDYNPNKVAPPEMQLLTLSIRKDGLTMPVVVAGEKEDDRWVVVDGFHRTVACAVNADIRESLKGYLPVTRLDKSLEDRVTSTVRHNLARGTHQVELSARLVALLKKHNWTNEHIGTELDMDPDEVLRLRQISGLAEAFADEEFSRAWE; from the coding sequence ATGATACGCGAATTGCTGAAACAACATGAAAACGCGCCCTTCGATGAAAAGGTGCGCATCTACAACGAGGTTTCCCGCCAGCTCTACGAGTTTGTCGGGTTGCCCCATCCCGTGCTCAACGTCTCCCTCGTGCCGGCCGGCCAGGTGAAGGGCAACGACTACAACCCCAACAAGGTGGCTCCGCCCGAAATGCAGCTGCTCACGCTCTCGATCCGCAAGGACGGCCTGACCATGCCCGTGGTCGTGGCCGGCGAGAAGGAGGACGACCGCTGGGTCGTCGTGGACGGCTTTCACCGCACCGTGGCCTGCGCCGTCAACGCCGACATCCGGGAAAGCCTGAAAGGCTATCTCCCCGTCACGCGGCTGGACAAGAGCCTGGAGGACCGCGTCACCTCGACCGTGCGGCACAACCTGGCGCGCGGCACCCACCAGGTGGAGCTTTCCGCGCGCCTCGTGGCGCTCCTCAAAAAGCACAACTGGACCAACGAACACATCGGCACGGAGCTCGACATGGACCCCGACGAGGTACTGCGCCTGCGGCAGATTTCCGGCCTCGCCGAAGCCTTTGCCGACGAGGAATTCTCCCGCGCCTGGGAGTGA
- a CDS encoding beta-lactamase has product MKPVFLSFCFLVAGLGSARAAAPAAAATSAEADWKPVERLIGQWLERKTFPSAGLLIVNTKGDTVYERYWNGHTRSTVVTIGAASMWLEAAAALALVDAGMLDLDKPVSAALPALKGPCGENTLRQLLSHTGTLNFISLSQSEDAAAPVRLPAILAKKSPGQKPGEHFHFGALGMATAAFAVEEVAGEPWLAAFGERLARPLGMKSTVTGLALWNYDKIIGGDNFPRSSAADYLPFLRMLLGRGMFEGRRVLSEKAVREMEADQVRGAEVAHPAYPERAGGERFDGVYGLGAWRLVLDGKGEALVLASPAATGFFPWIDRRHGIAGVFVARSNPGAPGNLYTTLPRIAALVHEALATRDRAAALR; this is encoded by the coding sequence ATGAAGCCCGTCTTTCTTTCCTTCTGCTTCCTTGTCGCCGGCCTGGGGTCCGCCAGGGCGGCTGCTCCTGCGGCGGCGGCCACCTCCGCAGAGGCGGACTGGAAACCGGTGGAACGCTTGATCGGGCAATGGCTGGAACGGAAAACTTTCCCCTCGGCCGGTCTCCTCATCGTGAATACGAAGGGCGACACCGTTTACGAACGCTACTGGAACGGGCACACGCGCTCGACCGTCGTGACGATCGGCGCGGCATCGATGTGGCTGGAAGCGGCGGCGGCCCTGGCGCTGGTCGACGCGGGGATGCTCGATCTCGACAAACCGGTCTCGGCCGCGTTGCCCGCGCTCAAGGGGCCTTGCGGGGAAAATACGCTGCGCCAGCTGCTTTCGCATACGGGTACCCTCAACTTCATCAGCCTGTCCCAAAGCGAGGATGCGGCCGCGCCGGTGCGGTTGCCGGCCATCCTTGCGAAAAAAAGCCCCGGGCAGAAACCGGGGGAGCATTTTCATTTCGGCGCGCTCGGGATGGCGACGGCGGCCTTTGCGGTGGAGGAGGTGGCCGGCGAACCGTGGCTCGCTGCATTCGGCGAACGCCTCGCGCGCCCCCTGGGCATGAAATCGACAGTCACGGGTCTCGCGCTCTGGAACTACGACAAGATCATCGGCGGCGACAATTTCCCGCGCAGTTCGGCGGCCGACTACCTGCCGTTTTTGCGGATGCTGCTGGGCCGGGGTATGTTCGAGGGGCGGCGGGTGCTTTCGGAAAAGGCCGTGCGGGAGATGGAGGCCGACCAGGTGCGGGGCGCGGAGGTGGCGCATCCGGCGTATCCCGAGAGGGCAGGGGGGGAACGGTTTGACGGCGTTTATGGCCTGGGCGCCTGGCGGCTGGTGCTGGACGGGAAGGGCGAGGCGCTGGTGCTGGCGAGCCCGGCGGCAACGGGATTTTTCCCGTGGATCGACCGGCGGCACGGCATCGCCGGGGTATTTGTCGCCCGGAGCAACCCCGGTGCCCCCGGGAATCTCTACACGACCCTGCCGCGGATCGCGGCGCTGGTGCACGAGGCGCTGGCGACGCGGGACCGGGCGGCTGCACTCCGTTGA
- a CDS encoding transposase ISSod13 codes for MKTPVKEPFLPPSAPSSSPAVADWRAAMAAREKSRVWQGMVPTDPAVVATVVSIASEDPGLGYGKIRQRAQAAHGVRLAQATVANILRRHGVQCGRGAGRLPEMEAALLEGRPVSEWFYRKLLLANPALRERGRETAGPGERVCQTHFPVMTPGPESRVWVHAYVAVDTYGGMAMAELYGEGTTEAAVDFLHGRVLPFYGREGVKVACVETSRNRVYHGGGDAHVFGAYLRMQGIRHEVRAIAMPPMNGFMERFRQAFTSGFVQPLLPGLQRGDQCGADLTPEALAGLREKLAEWLRHYNGEEPQEGYRNAGKTPRAFWQGAGTLKAGG; via the coding sequence ATGAAAACACCCGTCAAAGAGCCGTTCCTGCCGCCATCCGCCCCGTCGTCGTCCCCGGCTGTTGCGGACTGGCGGGCAGCCATGGCGGCGCGGGAGAAGTCCCGGGTGTGGCAGGGGATGGTGCCGACGGACCCTGCGGTGGTGGCGACCGTGGTGTCGATCGCGAGCGAGGACCCGGGGCTCGGTTACGGGAAAATCCGCCAGCGGGCGCAGGCGGCGCACGGGGTGAGGCTGGCGCAGGCGACGGTGGCGAACATCTTGCGGCGGCACGGGGTGCAATGCGGACGGGGAGCGGGGCGGTTGCCGGAGATGGAGGCGGCGTTGCTGGAGGGCAGGCCGGTGTCGGAGTGGTTTTACAGGAAGCTGCTGCTGGCCAACCCGGCGCTGCGGGAGCGGGGACGCGAGACGGCGGGACCGGGCGAGCGGGTGTGCCAGACGCATTTCCCGGTGATGACGCCGGGGCCGGAGAGCCGGGTGTGGGTGCATGCGTATGTGGCGGTGGATACGTACGGGGGGATGGCGATGGCGGAGCTTTACGGCGAGGGCACGACGGAGGCGGCGGTGGATTTCCTGCACGGGCGGGTGTTGCCGTTTTACGGGCGGGAGGGAGTGAAGGTGGCGTGTGTGGAGACGAGCCGCAACCGGGTGTATCATGGGGGAGGGGATGCGCATGTCTTCGGGGCGTACCTGAGGATGCAGGGGATACGGCACGAGGTGCGGGCGATCGCGATGCCGCCGATGAACGGGTTCATGGAGCGGTTCAGGCAGGCGTTCACGAGCGGTTTTGTGCAGCCGCTGCTGCCGGGTTTGCAGCGGGGGGACCAGTGCGGCGCAGACCTGACGCCGGAGGCGCTGGCCGGGTTGCGGGAAAAACTGGCGGAGTGGCTGCGCCACTACAACGGGGAGGAGCCGCAGGAGGGATACCGGAATGCGGGGAAGACGCCGCGGGCGTTCTGGCAGGGGGCGGGGACGCTGAAGGCCGGAGGCTGA